From the genome of Helicobacter pylori, one region includes:
- a CDS encoding RNA-binding S4 domain-containing protein, which yields MRIDKFLQSVGLVKRRVLATDMCNVGAVWLNGSCAKPSKEVKAGDAISLHYLKGIEEYTILQIPTLKNVPRKDTHLYIAPKTNKIKDQ from the coding sequence ATGCGAATAGACAAATTTTTACAATCAGTGGGTTTAGTGAAGCGGCGCGTTTTAGCGACAGATATGTGCAACGTGGGGGCGGTGTGGCTCAATGGGAGTTGCGCCAAGCCCAGTAAAGAAGTGAAAGCGGGCGATGCGATTAGCTTGCACTATTTAAAAGGGATAGAAGAATACACGATTTTACAAATCCCCACTTTAAAAAATGTGCCACGAAAAGACACGCACCTTTATATCGCTCCTAAAACAAACAAGATAAAAGATCAATAA
- the ileS gene encoding isoleucine--tRNA ligase codes for MKEYKDTLNLNTTTFSMKGNLGVNEPKTYAKWQEQQAFKRMQDRKDNHGDFTLHDGPPYANGHLHLGHALNKILKDIVVKREYFKGKKIYYTPGWDCHGLPIEQQILEQLEKEKTSLENPTLFREKCRDHAKKFLEIQKNEFLQLGVLGDFEDPYKTMDFKFEASIYRALVEVAKKGLLKERHKPIYWSYACESALAEAEVEYKMKKSPSIFVAFGLKKEGLEKLKVKKASLVIWTTTPWTLYANVAIALKKDAIYTLTKKGYLVAKALHEKLAALGVVDSEIAHEFNANDLEYLVATNPLNQRDSLVILGEHVSLEDGTGAVHTAPGHGEEDYYLGLKYHLEVLMSVDEKGCYDEGIIHKKLLDESYLGEHVFKAQKRIIEQLGDSLLLEQEIEHSYPHCWRTHKPVIYRATTQWFILMDEPFIQNDGSQKTLREVALNAIEKVEFVPSSGKNRLKTMIENRPDWCLSRQRKWGVPLAFFIDKRVNKPCFESEVLEHAANLFEKKGCDVWWEYSVKDLLPPSYQDNATHYEKVMHILDVWFDSGSTFKAVLEDYHGEKGQSPSDVVLEGSDQHRGWFQSSLLIGCILNNQAPFKKIITHGFIVDEKGEKMSKSKGNVVSLDNLLKKHGSDVVRLWVAFNDYQNDLRVSQTFFAQTEQHYKKFRNTLKFLLANFSDMDLKNLERSHNFSPLDHFILETLETISVGVNSVFDEHDFVKGLNILMAFVTNELSGIYLDACKDSLYCDSKNNEKRQAIQMVLLAVASQLCYFLAPILTHTIEEVLEHSQALRIFLQAKDVFDLKGISVSEKLHLKECKKPENFEAVLALRSAFNEELDRLKKEGVVKNSLECAIEVKEKALCENLVEELLMVSFVGIAKEKLSETPAFTLFKAPFYKCPRCWRFKSELENTPCKRCEQVLKER; via the coding sequence GTGAAAGAATACAAAGACACCCTAAATTTAAACACAACCACCTTTTCTATGAAAGGGAATTTGGGCGTTAATGAGCCTAAAACTTACGCTAAATGGCAAGAACAACAAGCGTTTAAACGCATGCAGGATAGGAAAGATAACCATGGGGATTTCACTTTGCATGACGGGCCGCCTTATGCGAACGGGCATTTGCATTTAGGGCATGCCTTAAATAAAATTTTAAAAGACATTGTCGTTAAAAGGGAATATTTTAAAGGGAAGAAAATCTATTACACGCCCGGTTGGGATTGCCACGGCTTGCCCATTGAGCAGCAAATTTTAGAGCAATTAGAAAAAGAAAAGACAAGCCTAGAAAACCCCACGCTGTTTAGAGAAAAATGCCGAGATCATGCGAAAAAGTTTTTAGAAATCCAAAAGAATGAATTTTTGCAATTAGGCGTTTTGGGGGATTTTGAAGATCCTTATAAAACCATGGATTTTAAATTTGAAGCGAGCATTTATAGGGCTTTAGTGGAAGTGGCTAAAAAAGGGCTTTTGAAAGAGCGCCATAAGCCTATTTATTGGAGTTATGCATGCGAGAGTGCTTTAGCGGAAGCTGAAGTGGAATACAAGATGAAAAAATCGCCTTCCATTTTCGTGGCGTTTGGTTTGAAAAAGGAGGGTTTAGAAAAATTAAAAGTCAAAAAAGCGAGCTTGGTGATTTGGACGACCACGCCTTGGACTTTGTATGCGAATGTGGCGATCGCTTTGAAAAAAGACGCCATTTATACGCTCACGAAAAAAGGCTATTTAGTCGCTAAAGCCTTGCATGAAAAGTTAGCCGCTTTAGGGGTGGTGGATAGTGAGATCGCGCATGAATTTAACGCTAATGATTTAGAGTATTTAGTGGCTACAAACCCGTTAAACCAAAGGGATTCATTAGTGATTTTAGGCGAGCATGTGAGTTTAGAAGATGGCACAGGAGCCGTGCATACCGCACCAGGGCATGGTGAAGAGGACTATTATTTAGGCTTAAAATACCATTTAGAAGTGTTGATGTCTGTAGATGAAAAGGGTTGCTATGATGAGGGCATTATCCATAAGAAATTATTAGATGAAAGCTATCTGGGTGAGCATGTTTTCAAAGCCCAAAAACGCATTATTGAGCAATTGGGCGATTCTTTATTACTAGAGCAAGAGATTGAGCATTCCTACCCGCATTGCTGGAGGACGCACAAGCCTGTGATTTATCGAGCGACCACGCAATGGTTTATTTTAATGGATGAGCCTTTTATCCAAAATGATGGCTCTCAAAAAACCTTAAGAGAAGTGGCTTTGAATGCGATTGAAAAGGTGGAATTTGTGCCAAGCAGCGGGAAAAACCGCCTAAAAACCATGATAGAAAACCGCCCTGATTGGTGCTTGAGTAGGCAAAGAAAATGGGGCGTGCCGCTCGCTTTTTTCATAGACAAACGCGTAAATAAGCCTTGTTTTGAAAGCGAAGTTTTAGAGCATGCAGCCAATCTTTTTGAAAAAAAAGGTTGTGATGTGTGGTGGGAGTATAGCGTGAAAGATTTATTGCCCCCTAGCTATCAAGATAACGCCACGCATTATGAGAAAGTCATGCACATTTTGGATGTGTGGTTTGATAGCGGCAGCACCTTTAAGGCGGTTTTAGAAGATTATCATGGAGAAAAAGGGCAAAGCCCTAGCGATGTGGTTTTAGAAGGGAGCGATCAGCATAGGGGGTGGTTTCAAAGCTCGCTTCTAATCGGTTGCATTTTAAACAACCAAGCCCCTTTTAAAAAGATCATTACGCATGGCTTTATCGTAGATGAAAAGGGCGAGAAAATGAGTAAATCTAAGGGCAATGTGGTGTCTTTGGATAACTTACTCAAAAAGCATGGGAGCGATGTGGTGCGTTTGTGGGTAGCGTTTAATGACTATCAAAACGATTTGAGAGTCTCTCAAACCTTTTTCGCTCAAACAGAACAGCATTATAAAAAATTCCGCAACACTTTGAAATTCTTACTCGCTAATTTTAGCGATATGGATCTTAAGAATTTAGAACGCTCCCATAACTTCAGCCCTTTAGATCACTTTATACTAGAGACTTTAGAAACCATAAGCGTTGGAGTCAATAGCGTGTTTGATGAGCATGATTTTGTGAAAGGCTTGAATATTTTAATGGCGTTTGTTACCAATGAATTGAGCGGGATTTATTTAGACGCTTGTAAGGATAGCTTGTATTGCGATAGCAAAAATAATGAAAAACGCCAAGCCATTCAAATGGTCTTACTCGCTGTGGCTAGTCAATTGTGCTACTTTTTAGCCCCGATTTTAACGCACACGATTGAAGAAGTTTTAGAGCATAGTCAAGCACTCCGCATTTTTTTACAAGCCAAAGATGTGTTTGATTTAAAAGGCATTAGCGTTTCAGAAAAACTCCACCTTAAAGAGTGTAAAAAACCAGAAAATTTTGAAGCCGTTTTAGCCTTGCGTTCTGCCTTTAATGAAGAGTTAGACCGATTGAAAAAAGAGGGCGTAGTTAAAAATTCATTGGAATGCGCTATTGAAGTGAAAGAAAAAGCGTTGTGTGAAAATTTAGTAGAAGAATTGCTGATGGTAAGCTTTGTAGGGATTGCAAAAGAAAAATTAAGCGAAACGCCAGCATTCACGCTCTTTAAAGCCCCCTTTTATAAATGCCCTAGGTGTTGGCGTTTTAAAAGCGAGCTAGAAAACACCCCTTGCAAGCGTTGCGAACAGGTTTTAAAAGAGCGATGA
- a CDS encoding CpaF/VirB11 family protein: METLQTHRVLQALIGHFTPFLESGITELMINTEQELWLYKTNNTREKREHALFDKAFLLRFCEQLAGFRGLFFDEEHPTLNCSIPFTRYRVSANHFSITTNHQITLNIRVPRLKPLRLDDFTFKASDPKGLKDLVLKGHNILISGETSSGKTSLLNALLDCVNKDERVVSVEDSQELDLKAFHNCVGLLVGKQESTRFSYEDALNMAMRLNPDRLIVGEIDTRNAALFLRLGNTGHKGMLSTIHANSAQNTLEALSLNLSMRYTHSLDKDLMRAYFKSAIDVIVHVNRINNERQITEVLWTKEL; the protein is encoded by the coding sequence TTGGAAACTTTACAAACCCATAGAGTTTTACAAGCCCTAATTGGCCATTTCACCCCTTTTTTAGAAAGCGGGATCACAGAGCTGATGATCAATACCGAGCAGGAGCTTTGGCTTTATAAAACCAATAACACACGAGAAAAAAGAGAGCATGCACTTTTTGATAAAGCGTTTTTGCTGAGATTTTGCGAGCAATTGGCTGGTTTTAGGGGGTTGTTTTTTGATGAAGAGCACCCCACTTTAAATTGCTCTATCCCTTTCACGCGCTATAGGGTGAGCGCGAATCACTTTAGCATCACTACGAACCATCAAATCACGCTCAATATCCGTGTGCCTAGGCTTAAGCCCTTAAGGTTAGACGATTTCACTTTCAAAGCAAGCGATCCAAAAGGTTTGAAAGATTTAGTGCTTAAAGGGCATAACATTCTCATTAGTGGGGAGACTTCAAGTGGCAAAACAAGCTTATTAAACGCTCTTTTAGATTGTGTCAATAAAGATGAAAGGGTGGTGAGCGTTGAAGACAGCCAAGAATTGGACTTAAAAGCGTTTCATAATTGCGTGGGGCTTTTAGTGGGCAAGCAAGAAAGCACGCGCTTTAGTTATGAAGACGCTTTGAATATGGCCATGAGGCTCAACCCGGATAGGCTTATTGTGGGCGAGATTGACACCAGGAATGCAGCGCTATTCTTGCGTTTAGGAAACACCGGGCATAAGGGAATGCTCTCAACCATTCACGCCAATAGCGCTCAAAACACTTTAGAAGCCCTTTCACTGAATTTAAGCATGCGATATACGCATTCTTTAGATAAGGACTTAATGCGGGCGTATTTTAAGAGCGCGATTGATGTGATCGTGCATGTGAATAGAATCAATAATGAGCGCCAAATCACTGAAGTCTTATGGACCAAAGAGCTTTAA
- the fliI gene encoding flagellar protein export ATPase FliI, with the protein MPLKSLKNRLNQHFDLSPRYGSVKKIMPNIVYADGFNPSVGDVVKIEKSDGTECVGMVVVAEKEQFGFTPFNFIEGARAGDKVLFLKEGLNFPVGRNLLGRVLNPLGQVIDNKGALDYERLAPVITTPIAPLKRGLIDEVFSVGVKSIDGLLTCGKGQKLGIFAGSGVGKSTLMGMITRGCLAPIKVIALIGERGREIPEFIEKNLKGDLSSCVLVVATSDDSPLMRKYGAFCAMSVAEYFKNQGLDVLFIMDSVTRFAMAQREIGLALGEPPTSKGYPPSALSLLPQLMERAGKEENKGSITAFFSVLVEGDDLSDPIADQARSILDGHIVLSRELTDYGIYPPINILNSASRVAKDIISESQNLHARKFRRLYALLKENEMLIRIGSYQMGNDKELDEAIKKKALMEQFLAQDENALQPFETSFQQLEEILR; encoded by the coding sequence ATGCCCCTAAAATCCTTAAAAAACCGCTTGAATCAGCATTTTGATCTATCGCCTCGCTACGGGAGCGTGAAAAAAATCATGCCCAATATCGTTTACGCGGATGGTTTTAACCCGTCTGTGGGCGATGTGGTGAAGATTGAAAAAAGCGATGGCACTGAATGCGTGGGAATGGTGGTGGTGGCAGAAAAAGAGCAGTTTGGTTTCACGCCCTTTAACTTTATAGAGGGGGCTAGGGCTGGCGATAAGGTGCTGTTTTTAAAAGAGGGGTTGAATTTCCCTGTGGGCCGTAATCTTTTAGGGAGGGTGCTTAACCCTTTAGGGCAAGTTATTGACAATAAGGGGGCACTAGATTATGAGCGATTGGCTCCTGTGATTACAACGCCTATAGCCCCTTTAAAAAGAGGCTTGATTGATGAGGTTTTTAGCGTGGGAGTGAAGAGCATTGATGGGCTTTTGACTTGCGGTAAGGGGCAAAAACTGGGCATTTTTGCCGGCTCTGGGGTGGGTAAATCCACGCTAATGGGCATGATCACTAGGGGTTGCTTAGCGCCCATTAAAGTGATCGCTTTGATTGGGGAAAGGGGCAGAGAAATCCCTGAATTTATAGAGAAAAACTTAAAAGGGGATTTAAGCTCTTGCGTTCTGGTGGTCGCTACGAGCGATGATAGCCCTTTAATGCGCAAATACGGGGCTTTTTGCGCGATGAGCGTGGCGGAGTATTTTAAAAACCAAGGGCTAGATGTGTTATTCATCATGGATTCAGTGACTCGTTTCGCTATGGCTCAAAGAGAAATCGGTTTAGCATTAGGTGAACCGCCCACTTCCAAAGGCTACCCCCCATCCGCACTTTCCTTATTGCCTCAATTAATGGAGAGGGCGGGCAAGGAAGAAAATAAGGGGAGCATTACGGCTTTTTTTAGCGTGCTAGTGGAGGGCGATGATTTGAGCGATCCCATAGCCGATCAGGCCAGGAGTATTTTAGACGGGCATATTGTCTTAAGCAGGGAATTAACCGATTATGGGATCTACCCGCCCATCAATATTTTAAACTCCGCATCAAGGGTGGCTAAAGACATCATCAGTGAGTCTCAAAATCTTCATGCGAGAAAATTCCGCCGTTTGTATGCGTTATTGAAAGAAAATGAAATGCTCATTCGCATCGGCTCTTATCAAATGGGGAACGATAAAGAGCTTGATGAAGCGATTAAGAAAAAGGCTCTAATGGAGCAATTTTTAGCACAAGATGAAAACGCTTTACAGCCTTTTGAAACAAGCTTTCAGCAATTAGAAGAAATCTTAAGATAA
- the fliQ gene encoding flagellar biosynthesis protein FliQ, producing MESQLMKLAIETYKITLMISLPVLLAGLVVGLLVSIFQATTQINEMTLSFVPKILAVIGVLILTMPWMINMLLDYTKTLIKLIPKIIG from the coding sequence ATGGAATCACAACTCATGAAACTCGCCATTGAGACTTATAAAATCACTTTGATGATTTCTTTACCGGTATTATTAGCGGGCTTAGTGGTGGGGCTATTAGTCAGTATTTTTCAAGCGACCACTCAAATCAATGAAATGACTTTGTCTTTTGTGCCTAAGATTTTAGCCGTGATTGGGGTGCTGATTTTAACCATGCCGTGGATGATTAACATGCTTTTAGACTACACCAAAACCTTAATCAAACTCATTCCTAAAATCATAGGCTAA
- a CDS encoding UDP-N-acetylmuramate dehydrogenase — protein sequence MLETTIDFSRYSSVKIGVPLKVSVLENDNEISQEHQIIGLANNLLIAPSAKNLALLGKNYDYICDKGACIEIGGAVNSSKIFNYFRANDLGGLEFLGQLPGTLGALVKMNAGMKEFEIKNVLESACVNNQWLESEALGLDYRSSKFNGVVLRARFKKTHGFREGVLKACKSMRKSHPKLPNFGSCFKNPPNDYAGRLLEGVGLRGYRLKRVGFAKEHANFLVNLGGAEFEEALDLIELAKMRVLQEYGIHLEEEVKILR from the coding sequence ATGCTAGAAACAACCATTGATTTTTCTCGTTACAGCAGCGTGAAAATCGGCGTGCCTTTAAAAGTGAGTGTTTTAGAAAACGATAATGAAATTTCTCAAGAACACCAAATTATAGGTTTAGCGAACAACCTTTTAATCGCTCCTAGCGCGAAAAATCTCGCTTTATTAGGCAAGAATTACGATTATATTTGCGATAAGGGCGCATGCATTGAAATAGGGGGAGCGGTCAACTCGTCTAAAATTTTTAATTATTTTAGGGCGAATGATTTAGGGGGTTTGGAGTTTTTAGGGCAATTGCCTGGCACTTTAGGGGCGTTAGTTAAAATGAATGCCGGCATGAAAGAATTTGAAATAAAAAATGTTTTAGAAAGCGCTTGCGTTAATAACCAATGGCTAGAGAGTGAAGCGCTAGGATTAGATTATCGCAGCAGCAAATTCAATGGCGTTGTTTTAAGAGCGAGGTTTAAAAAAACGCATGGCTTTAGAGAAGGGGTTTTAAAAGCGTGTAAAAGCATGCGCAAAAGCCACCCCAAATTGCCTAATTTTGGGAGCTGTTTCAAAAACCCGCCTAACGATTATGCCGGCAGGCTTTTAGAGGGCGTGGGCTTAAGGGGTTATCGCTTAAAAAGAGTGGGCTTTGCCAAAGAGCATGCGAATTTTTTAGTGAATTTGGGGGGCGCAGAATTTGAAGAAGCCCTAGATCTGATAGAACTCGCCAAAATGAGAGTGTTACAAGAATACGGCATTCATTTAGAAGAAGAAGTGAAAATTTTAAGGTAG
- a CDS encoding DNA cytosine methyltransferase has product MEFTITSLFSGCGGLDLGFCGGFDFLNRYYAKNPFKIIYANDLDKNAVLTYQKNLNAHIECKDVKEVDFDKLMPTDIVLGGFPCQDFSFAGKRKGLKSERGRLYESMIRCVKDLKPKIFLAENVKGLLNIDNGNTFRKILDSFKDLGYMVNFACLKVSDFGVSQLRERVIMVGVNESCFKEPFSFKILKKSHAPFVYEILKDLENLTEGAMPNHFYSKAKRNKGQGNNAINKDTYAPTMRAEHHGNIEYHYNNHRRLSAREAARIQSFPDNFIFYPSTSSAYRQIGNAVPPVFAWHLAQGIKEFLYANIVQ; this is encoded by the coding sequence TTGGAATTTACAATCACTTCTTTATTTAGTGGGTGCGGAGGATTGGATTTGGGATTTTGTGGAGGGTTTGACTTTTTAAATCGGTACTATGCTAAAAATCCCTTTAAGATAATTTATGCTAATGATTTGGATAAAAATGCTGTTTTAACCTATCAAAAGAACCTTAACGCACATATTGAATGCAAAGATGTTAAGGAAGTTGATTTTGATAAATTGATGCCCACTGATATTGTTTTGGGTGGTTTTCCTTGTCAAGATTTCAGTTTTGCCGGCAAAAGAAAGGGGTTAAAAAGTGAAAGGGGACGACTTTATGAGAGCATGATTAGATGCGTAAAAGATTTAAAGCCTAAGATTTTTCTTGCTGAAAATGTAAAAGGTCTTTTAAATATTGATAATGGAAACACTTTTAGAAAGATTTTGGATAGCTTTAAAGACTTAGGCTATATGGTTAATTTTGCATGTTTGAAAGTAAGCGATTTTGGAGTATCACAATTAAGAGAGCGAGTCATTATGGTAGGCGTTAATGAAAGTTGCTTTAAAGAGCCTTTTAGTTTTAAAATATTAAAGAAAAGTCATGCCCCTTTTGTGTATGAAATATTGAAAGATTTGGAAAACTTAACAGAAGGGGCTATGCCTAATCATTTTTACTCTAAGGCTAAACGCAATAAAGGACAAGGCAATAATGCTATTAACAAAGATACCTACGCTCCTACTATGCGAGCCGAACATCATGGCAATATTGAATACCACTATAATAATCATAGGCGTTTGAGCGCAAGAGAAGCTGCACGCATTCAAAGTTTCCCAGATAATTTTATTTTTTACCCTAGCACCTCATCAGCTTATAGGCAAATTGGCAACGCTGTGCCACCTGTCTTTGCATGGCATTTAGCACAAGGAATAAAGGAATTTTTATATGCAAACATTGTTCAATGA